A single region of the Candidatus Megaera polyxenophila genome encodes:
- a CDS encoding ATPase AAA: MAHYSVHVSEVQRGKGQNAVTSAAYNARDKLELTVVDKKTGVTTTLTFDYSAKPGLVYSKIYAPDDAPLWVYDREVLWNKAEDAERRRNSQTARKIMVALPNELNLEQQIALVEEIVEELVGMGMIVDANIHHDKEGNPHVHLMATTRELAENRYGEIGFKLTKNRDWSRRAFINWTRMRIAEITNEHLAQHGFNERVSHLSYKDLGIDLIPGVHEGPARSIKNAELSEINRQIALENAQKIEENPSIILDKLAVNKPVFTKEEIARELEKALSAAIDLSGLTGDDIEAFNSEHTQRYQLLLDKIMISPELALVTDKDLKDRTLYTTTKRLELEERFISGVEELHNRHNHSLGLVDSDLDKLSFKEKVVEKVRDTAVAFTTELEERTGLKFKLIDKKPPLSEEQRRAVLNILNGSDISALQGIPGSGKTTAMREIVRQYEKAGFTVIGVTASSAASLVLEKETGIKCLNASLWRKSWLAANEREFELVLRADYYKEEKYQGDKPVLTNKHVMIVDEASMMELGNMDYFTSEALKAGAKIIHVGDNNQLSAVGYAGAFKKVIQVAGSENLEESRRQMNPLHREATKLLSRYKIREALDIYKREGNIVIDSGKVESRDRLIKDYVNEFLKRSAYLNKDNLVATGDSLICTYSNEEAAKLNREVRSLLKEAGVIKGREHKLQVGGKYLELAPGEQIVFTRNFNRLGNSGIYNGEVGTIMKISEPDELGHAKIAVTVNKANGREEGIIIDTAKYRQGNLFDYGYAVTAHKLQGSSVDQLFVLHDPCVGYEAFNVMMTRHRSSVKLYANEKTLTDALYEGLDLDSEKARTRYEIEEKEADLMHLGLVKISSKRINNSFAKDYVGIGESEEAGYLKGYIEANKRVVEIIQTISIWQQKEFRQSGVKPEFWEHESWDKFNEERKVRNEYARGITGAYEEFADLITQTGMNYSTILKQAKTCEDNKYQINNISTQLHIESTNYADLVSGILKSDPELTQKSYNNLKLEIAENYGRIQEGCLELEELKEDEQDLRSAIDIEANYRKVLMPAYLSRIYREETSELLARYQAIIEENGVEKAVSMIEAKPTILGKLKGLGIGGFSLSTTRDHAELNIERLGKRLDAYNRSSEMEEKLSLELADKKFREKIGLLEQEIERLKLLLPSHLDERFLDKVGSFLADNENSRLREAVDFKILRESEEFEAVYIKGVQAEEETTTIEVADIAEDKSALEQASKTREKLKQGQAENAVVTDTDKSSGEELSVSINIGENKIVVAKETKGVRTEELKNPETNSNSTAGNNKPNKKQTATKEARLDFEDVKRAVNPNLIESIFRQYAGALNPDGKLERKGNQLFCGSLNINLRDGRWYRFSDGSKGDIFALVKEATGVDTKGAFEIIAGHAGIGYGMLVDAPGFKNSALSELNKIKTEALQKKDPWQVYDKVPENAPVFKPDKDLAYVLEKNNWRLAATYEYRNRGARLLGYVVRVLDEDGKKQTLPVSYCHNTKANIDGWRLKGFSDNGYKPIYGAEKLEQSPLQKVLIVEGEKAADIATKIFPEYTVISWMGGSAAASKANWKELAGKEVTIWPDNDVAGEKAAIAIITEINKVNGFSGFASRVDIKSLNLPEKWDLADKIPEHITQEAVKQAVDRSFAENNTITAAKAEAKQYARGEEKIFWQQLSIGIKDNSLEIKRKSDLYLEIEGAIASKEVISYMDYATAKATDESVHRFLGMKDDLYREMLAGATVNYLEANSGNTRIIRLKKLFERDTEGNYLAAPKEIAAGAQNIYSGSNTSYLSNNERYINDNEKLVVDNAKKAELHEILMKDFCILHQNQLGVGDLLSIHKERISQDLYEIISDYAVNHKNSRGVIRDCDRIKIAALAHDKINSAKWWEELTCDQIKLAKTSRIEMVTESEKRSKIIREHITAAMEQAGIENEAVFSRAEHHYLEYITANANNANNQELLGTLVARAVYEEKHIRRCTGSMGLFLIDDGKFDKVDSARTRLWQEVMGEKLVRAEAHIQEKHPKFAHNEVCAIAKDLIYHNYEREVAELIKDNPVVAELGKTRPLAAKYLAENLVDFRNNYGEDLLTESRVKMMEEVSIAQAELHENIDHKMQEFDDKILSGKHKSLSSKILDANILAGDREMTAKSVTSQAGEVLSYRLMLREYSYHEQLHDHHEHRHDPKTEHDNYHALEHEYRHDIIEQIWQTRSMQHEYHQEMEHEHKRQISINNDIGITY; encoded by the coding sequence ATGGCACATTATAGCGTACATGTATCGGAAGTACAAAGAGGCAAGGGACAAAATGCCGTTACTTCTGCTGCTTATAATGCCCGCGATAAATTAGAACTAACCGTAGTAGATAAGAAGACGGGAGTTACCACTACATTGACGTTTGACTATTCGGCAAAACCTGGACTTGTATATAGTAAAATATATGCACCTGATGATGCACCTCTATGGGTATATGATCGAGAGGTTTTATGGAACAAAGCCGAGGACGCAGAACGCCGTAGGAACTCCCAAACTGCCCGCAAAATCATGGTAGCATTACCTAATGAACTGAACCTTGAGCAACAGATAGCATTAGTTGAGGAAATTGTCGAAGAATTAGTTGGAATGGGAATGATAGTTGACGCTAATATTCACCATGATAAGGAAGGTAATCCACATGTCCATTTAATGGCAACAACAAGAGAACTCGCAGAAAATCGCTACGGCGAAATAGGGTTTAAATTGACCAAGAATCGGGACTGGTCACGGCGGGCTTTTATTAACTGGACGAGAATGCGAATAGCAGAGATTACAAACGAGCATTTAGCGCAGCATGGGTTTAATGAAAGGGTATCTCATTTATCATATAAGGACCTCGGAATTGATCTAATTCCCGGAGTACATGAAGGCCCGGCTCGGAGTATTAAAAATGCCGAATTAAGTGAAATAAACCGCCAGATTGCGTTAGAAAATGCACAAAAGATAGAAGAAAACCCGAGTATTATTCTAGACAAACTTGCAGTTAATAAGCCTGTATTTACCAAGGAAGAAATAGCCAGGGAGCTTGAAAAGGCTTTATCGGCCGCTATAGATTTAAGCGGACTTACAGGCGATGATATAGAGGCTTTCAATAGTGAACATACGCAGCGTTATCAGCTTCTGCTAGATAAAATCATGATCTCTCCGGAATTAGCGCTCGTTACGGATAAGGATTTAAAGGATAGAACATTATATACTACAACAAAACGCCTTGAGCTTGAAGAGCGTTTCATAAGTGGAGTAGAGGAGTTACATAACAGACATAACCATAGTTTGGGATTAGTTGATAGTGATCTGGATAAATTATCTTTTAAAGAAAAAGTAGTAGAAAAGGTAAGAGATACAGCTGTTGCTTTTACTACTGAGCTCGAAGAAAGAACCGGATTAAAATTCAAACTCATAGATAAGAAACCTCCCTTGTCAGAAGAGCAGAGAAGAGCGGTACTGAATATTCTAAACGGCTCTGATATCAGCGCATTACAAGGAATACCGGGATCAGGGAAGACCACGGCCATGAGAGAAATCGTGCGTCAGTATGAGAAGGCGGGGTTTACCGTTATTGGAGTAACGGCTAGTAGCGCAGCTAGCTTAGTGCTTGAGAAAGAAACGGGGATCAAGTGCCTGAATGCAAGTTTATGGCGTAAATCATGGCTTGCGGCAAACGAGAGAGAATTTGAGCTAGTGCTTAGAGCCGATTATTACAAGGAAGAAAAGTATCAGGGGGATAAGCCGGTACTAACTAATAAGCACGTCATGATTGTGGACGAGGCAAGTATGATGGAGCTGGGCAACATGGATTATTTTACATCCGAGGCTTTAAAAGCGGGAGCAAAAATAATTCATGTTGGAGATAATAATCAATTATCGGCCGTAGGTTACGCCGGAGCTTTTAAAAAAGTAATACAGGTAGCCGGGTCCGAGAATCTGGAAGAATCACGCCGGCAGATGAATCCGCTACACCGGGAAGCTACGAAACTGCTTAGCCGGTATAAGATACGAGAAGCCTTGGATATATATAAGAGGGAAGGTAATATCGTCATCGATAGCGGTAAAGTAGAAAGCAGAGATAGATTAATTAAAGATTATGTTAATGAATTCCTCAAGAGATCGGCATATTTAAATAAGGATAACCTAGTTGCTACTGGCGATTCATTAATTTGTACTTATAGCAACGAGGAAGCCGCAAAACTAAATAGGGAAGTTCGGAGCTTGCTTAAGGAAGCAGGAGTTATAAAGGGGAGGGAACATAAGCTGCAGGTAGGAGGTAAATATCTTGAGCTAGCCCCCGGTGAGCAGATTGTATTTACAAGGAATTTCAATCGACTTGGAAACTCGGGTATTTATAACGGAGAGGTCGGAACGATAATGAAAATATCCGAACCTGACGAGCTCGGGCACGCGAAAATTGCTGTTACGGTTAACAAAGCAAACGGAAGGGAAGAAGGAATTATTATCGATACGGCGAAGTATAGGCAAGGTAATCTGTTTGATTACGGTTATGCGGTAACGGCGCATAAGTTACAGGGATCGAGCGTTGATCAATTATTTGTATTGCATGATCCATGCGTAGGATATGAGGCATTTAACGTGATGATGACACGTCATCGATCAAGCGTGAAGTTATATGCAAATGAAAAAACATTAACGGATGCATTATATGAGGGGCTTGACCTTGATAGTGAAAAGGCAAGAACCCGTTATGAGATCGAAGAAAAAGAAGCTGATTTGATGCATCTGGGACTCGTCAAAATCAGCAGCAAACGAATAAATAACAGTTTTGCTAAAGATTATGTAGGTATCGGCGAATCGGAAGAAGCGGGTTACCTAAAAGGCTATATTGAAGCAAATAAGCGGGTAGTAGAAATAATCCAAACGATTAGTATCTGGCAACAGAAGGAATTTAGGCAAAGTGGGGTAAAACCGGAATTCTGGGAACATGAATCGTGGGATAAATTCAATGAAGAGAGAAAAGTGCGAAATGAGTATGCACGCGGTATCACCGGCGCTTACGAAGAATTCGCCGACCTGATAACGCAAACGGGGATGAATTATTCAACGATACTCAAACAAGCGAAAACCTGCGAGGATAATAAATATCAGATAAATAACATAAGTACACAGCTACATATCGAATCAACGAATTATGCGGATCTAGTTAGTGGGATTCTAAAGAGTGACCCGGAATTAACACAAAAATCTTACAATAATCTGAAGCTTGAGATTGCGGAAAATTACGGGAGGATTCAGGAGGGATGCCTGGAACTTGAAGAATTAAAAGAGGACGAACAGGATTTAAGATCTGCGATTGATATTGAGGCAAATTATCGCAAGGTTTTAATGCCGGCATATTTGAGCAGGATTTATCGAGAGGAGACTTCGGAGTTACTGGCAAGATATCAAGCAATAATAGAAGAAAACGGAGTGGAAAAAGCCGTAAGCATGATAGAGGCCAAACCGACGATACTCGGCAAACTGAAGGGACTCGGGATAGGCGGCTTTAGCCTGAGTACTACCAGGGATCATGCGGAGTTGAATATAGAGCGATTAGGTAAGAGATTAGATGCATATAACCGGAGTAGTGAAATGGAAGAGAAGTTAAGTCTGGAGCTAGCGGATAAGAAGTTTAGAGAGAAGATAGGGTTACTAGAGCAGGAAATAGAACGATTAAAGCTACTACTTCCTTCACACTTAGATGAGCGTTTTCTTGACAAGGTAGGAAGTTTCCTGGCGGATAATGAAAATAGCCGTTTAAGAGAGGCGGTAGATTTTAAAATTTTGCGAGAATCCGAGGAGTTTGAGGCAGTATACATTAAAGGCGTTCAAGCTGAAGAAGAAACCACAACAATAGAAGTAGCAGATATAGCTGAGGATAAAAGTGCACTTGAGCAAGCTAGCAAAACAAGGGAGAAACTTAAGCAGGGACAAGCCGAAAATGCCGTTGTTACAGATACAGATAAAAGCTCCGGCGAAGAATTATCCGTATCTATAAATATCGGAGAAAACAAGATAGTAGTAGCAAAGGAAACAAAAGGAGTAAGAACGGAAGAACTAAAAAATCCGGAAACCAATAGCAATTCTACCGCCGGTAATAATAAGCCTAATAAAAAACAAACTGCAACTAAAGAAGCAAGGCTTGATTTTGAGGATGTCAAGAGAGCTGTTAATCCAAATTTGATAGAAAGTATTTTCAGGCAGTACGCGGGAGCCTTAAATCCTGACGGCAAGCTAGAGAGAAAAGGAAATCAGTTATTCTGCGGTAGTCTAAATATTAATTTAAGAGACGGCAGGTGGTATCGATTTTCCGACGGATCAAAAGGAGATATCTTTGCCCTGGTTAAGGAAGCAACGGGAGTTGATACTAAAGGAGCGTTTGAGATAATAGCCGGACATGCAGGTATCGGTTATGGCATGCTCGTGGATGCTCCGGGGTTTAAGAACTCTGCCTTATCCGAGCTTAATAAAATTAAAACTGAAGCGTTGCAGAAGAAGGATCCATGGCAGGTTTATGACAAAGTGCCTGAGAATGCCCCTGTATTTAAACCTGATAAAGATTTAGCTTACGTTTTAGAGAAGAATAATTGGCGTCTTGCTGCTACCTATGAATACAGGAACAGGGGAGCCAGGCTACTTGGCTATGTCGTGCGAGTGCTAGACGAGGACGGTAAGAAACAGACATTACCGGTCAGTTATTGTCATAATACGAAAGCAAACATTGATGGATGGCGGCTAAAAGGTTTTAGTGATAACGGTTACAAACCGATATACGGGGCAGAAAAGCTTGAGCAATCACCGCTACAAAAGGTTTTAATCGTTGAAGGTGAGAAGGCCGCAGACATAGCTACAAAAATCTTTCCAGAATATACGGTAATATCGTGGATGGGCGGCTCTGCGGCGGCAAGCAAGGCAAACTGGAAAGAGCTTGCAGGGAAAGAAGTGACCATTTGGCCTGATAATGACGTAGCAGGAGAAAAGGCAGCTATTGCGATCATTACAGAAATCAATAAGGTAAACGGTTTTAGCGGGTTTGCCAGTAGAGTCGATATCAAAAGCTTGAACCTGCCCGAGAAGTGGGATTTGGCCGATAAGATTCCTGAGCATATTACGCAAGAAGCAGTAAAACAAGCTGTGGACCGTTCGTTCGCGGAGAATAACACAATAACTGCTGCCAAGGCGGAAGCTAAGCAATACGCTAGGGGAGAAGAAAAAATATTCTGGCAACAGTTATCGATCGGTATCAAGGATAATAGCCTGGAAATAAAACGTAAATCAGATTTATACTTAGAGATTGAAGGAGCTATTGCAAGCAAGGAAGTGATAAGCTATATGGATTATGCTACTGCCAAGGCTACTGACGAGAGTGTTCATCGGTTTTTAGGTATGAAAGATGATTTATATAGGGAAATGCTTGCCGGCGCTACCGTCAATTATTTAGAAGCAAATAGCGGTAACACGCGGATAATCAGGCTTAAAAAATTATTCGAAAGAGACACGGAGGGTAATTACTTGGCAGCGCCAAAGGAGATAGCCGCAGGAGCACAGAATATATATAGCGGTAGTAATACTAGTTACTTAAGTAATAACGAGCGCTACATTAATGATAATGAGAAACTTGTAGTGGATAATGCCAAAAAAGCGGAGCTACACGAAATACTAATGAAGGATTTTTGTATTTTACATCAGAATCAGTTAGGAGTAGGAGATCTGCTTAGTATCCATAAAGAGAGAATAAGCCAGGATTTATATGAAATCATCAGTGATTATGCTGTAAATCACAAAAATAGCCGAGGGGTTATAAGGGACTGCGATCGTATAAAGATAGCAGCGCTTGCCCATGATAAGATTAATAGCGCCAAATGGTGGGAGGAGCTGACCTGTGATCAGATAAAATTAGCTAAAACTAGCAGAATAGAAATGGTAACCGAGAGCGAAAAAAGATCTAAAATTATAAGAGAGCACATAACTGCGGCAATGGAGCAGGCGGGCATCGAAAATGAAGCCGTTTTTTCCAGAGCGGAACATCATTACCTTGAATATATTACGGCAAACGCTAATAACGCAAATAATCAGGAGTTACTAGGCACGTTAGTAGCCAGAGCGGTGTATGAAGAGAAGCATATTAGAAGATGCACGGGTAGCATGGGTCTATTTTTAATAGATGACGGAAAGTTTGATAAAGTCGATAGCGCAAGGACTAGGTTATGGCAGGAGGTTATGGGTGAAAAGCTAGTTAGAGCGGAGGCTCATATTCAAGAAAAACACCCAAAATTCGCACATAATGAAGTTTGCGCTATTGCTAAAGATCTAATTTACCATAATTATGAACGGGAAGTAGCCGAGCTTATTAAAGATAACCCGGTAGTAGCGGAGCTAGGTAAAACAAGGCCGCTAGCAGCCAAATATTTAGCTGAAAATCTGGTGGATTTTAGGAATAATTACGGCGAGGATTTGCTAACTGAGTCTAGGGTAAAAATGATGGAGGAGGTCTCGATAGCTCAGGCAGAATTACACGAAAATATTGATCATAAGATGCAAGAGTTTGACGATAAAATATTATCCGGGAAACATAAATCCTTAAGCAGCAAGATACTAGATGCTAACATACTTGCCGGTGATAGAGAGATGACGGCAAAATCCGTCACCAGCCAGGCGGGAGAAGTTTTAAGTTATCGGTTAATGCTAAGAGAGTATAGTTACCATGAACAATTACATGATCATCACGAACACCGTCATGATCCAAAAACGGAGCATGATAACTATCATGCTCTAGAACATGAATACAGGCATGATATAATAGAGCAGATTTGGCAAACCAGAAGCATGCAGCATGAGTACCATCAAGAGATGGAGCATGAGCATAAAAGGCAAATCAGTATCAATAATGATATCGGTATTACTTATTAG
- a CDS encoding DDE superendonuclease family protein has product MDNGAFHKNEDLKTIIEQSGHTIEYLPPYSPDLNPIEPKWFQAKSRKRKYNCDIDTLFEKYMA; this is encoded by the coding sequence ATGGACAATGGAGCTTTCCATAAAAACGAAGATCTAAAAACCATAATAGAGCAATCAGGACATACAATAGAGTATTTGCCACCTTACTCTCCTGACCTAAATCCTATTGAACCAAAATGGTTTCAAGCTAAATCAAGGAAAAGGAAATATAATTGTGATATAGATACGCTATTTGAAAAATATATGGCATAA
- a CDS encoding chromosome partitioning protein ParB, producing the protein MEVITVNPRECTRWPLADRSGFEFGDLHSLAEDIKKNGQIEPILARPSQNKDYKYEVITGSRRWKACLEADIPLIAIIKPLTDARAAIAQIKENQKVSLSDYSKGMSYSGLITGNVLTISELSQSLNCSKAKLHNFLSYAKVPGEVWNAVGNMTKVSSRAAVTIYSLSKKGLPYIQALIEIAEEIKNGAGSNTIEKLVHDAITGGYNSNNEERLITLTNGKVIASWKKGGLFFSKNVNLDRDKFNAVLIKFFED; encoded by the coding sequence ATGGAAGTAATAACTGTTAACCCTCGTGAATGCACTAGATGGCCGTTAGCAGATAGATCGGGTTTTGAATTCGGTGATTTACATAGCTTAGCCGAAGATATCAAAAAAAATGGACAAATAGAACCTATTTTAGCAAGACCTAGCCAGAACAAAGATTATAAATATGAAGTCATTACCGGTAGCCGCAGATGGAAAGCTTGTCTTGAAGCCGATATTCCGTTAATCGCAATTATCAAACCCTTAACCGATGCAAGAGCCGCTATTGCTCAAATTAAAGAAAACCAAAAAGTTAGCTTATCCGATTATAGTAAAGGAATGAGCTATTCCGGATTAATAACGGGTAATGTTTTAACTATTTCCGAGCTTAGCCAAAGCTTAAATTGTTCCAAAGCTAAATTGCATAACTTCTTAAGTTATGCCAAAGTGCCCGGGGAAGTTTGGAATGCCGTCGGAAATATGACTAAAGTATCATCAAGAGCCGCGGTTACTATTTACTCTCTAAGCAAAAAAGGTCTTCCTTATATACAGGCTTTAATAGAAATTGCGGAAGAAATTAAAAACGGCGCAGGTAGTAATACTATCGAAAAACTAGTCCATGACGCTATTACGGGCGGCTATAATAGCAATAATGAAGAACGGCTTATTACCTTAACAAACGGTAAAGTAATTGCCTCCTGGAAAAAAGGCGGCCTCTTCTTTTCTAAGAACGTTAATCTTGATAGAGACAAATTCAATGCAGTACTCATCAAGTTTTTTGAAGATTAA
- a CDS encoding transposase has protein sequence MALSKFLDPKNDVAFRKVFGSEQHKDIVIHFINDILELKGNDQIENVEFLSPIQDPEIASKKQSIVDVLCEAKNGVQIIVEMQVAPTKGFEKRAQYYAAKTYSRQLNKGNEEDGKYHNLKEVIFIAIASCIIFPDKKEYKSDHVILDKNSYEHNLKDFYFTFIELPKFKKNNIAELKTIVDKWCYFFKHAPETSEEDLINIIGSDLIIEKAYNALNQFNWSEPELLAYDEEIKRMRDNIAAMDYQYDKGKAEGKAERDMEIALNLLRQNLPLDVISSATGISHDELCALKAKL, from the coding sequence ATGGCATTATCGAAGTTTCTTGATCCTAAAAATGATGTGGCTTTTCGGAAAGTCTTTGGTTCTGAACAGCATAAGGATATAGTCATTCATTTTATTAACGATATTCTTGAACTTAAAGGCAACGATCAAATAGAAAATGTTGAGTTTTTATCACCTATTCAAGACCCGGAAATTGCCTCTAAGAAACAAAGTATAGTAGATGTACTTTGCGAGGCAAAGAATGGTGTACAAATCATAGTAGAGATGCAGGTAGCCCCTACTAAAGGGTTTGAGAAAAGAGCTCAATATTATGCTGCTAAGACGTATTCAAGACAATTAAATAAAGGCAATGAAGAAGACGGTAAGTATCACAACTTAAAAGAAGTGATATTTATTGCCATAGCAAGTTGCATTATTTTTCCTGATAAAAAGGAATATAAATCAGACCACGTTATCCTTGATAAAAACAGCTATGAACATAACTTAAAGGATTTTTATTTTACTTTTATTGAGCTACCCAAGTTCAAGAAAAATAATATAGCTGAGCTCAAAACTATAGTAGATAAATGGTGTTATTTTTTCAAACATGCCCCAGAAACGAGCGAGGAAGATTTAATAAATATCATAGGTTCTGACTTAATAATAGAGAAAGCCTATAATGCATTGAATCAATTTAACTGGAGTGAGCCTGAACTTCTTGCTTATGACGAAGAAATAAAACGAATGCGAGATAATATTGCCGCCATGGATTATCAGTATGACAAAGGAAAAGCTGAGGGTAAAGCCGAAAGAGATATGGAAATAGCCCTAAATTTACTACGTCAGAACCTACCTCTTGACGTAATTTCTTCTGCTACCGGTATTTCCCATGATGAACTGTGTGCGCTTAAAGCTAAGCTATAA
- a CDS encoding 1,4-dihydroxy-2-naphthoate octaprenyltransferase: MFIRLGFNIISLINFMILCRLKFLLYSPILYTIGTIIAEIENNHDLNVYNYFIGIIFILNTHIMTHLYNEFYDIDSDRINKNPSPWTGGSRVLALNLLPIKVSLIAGHITLMISIILVCMMTNFSSIYLSLLIVFLAHGYSSPPLRLETRGLGEFTVMLVLNIMVPLLGFTQQAGDLITNKLFLILIPLAIIEFVRMMIMNIPDIEPDAMTNKRTLVVRIGPKKTAIFYSVGIILSYILLLLMYFFDFPLLIIFLLLSTSPLGLWIAYRLIRGDWKSTSQLWNLPFWASTHNGFVAALALLGLIWHFNQKKFFDIESLPLWIYFIVFIFLQINNSKYLYYKNNISSTGEGKIN, translated from the coding sequence ATGTTTATAAGATTGGGATTTAATATAATATCTTTAATTAACTTTATGATATTGTGCAGATTAAAATTTTTGTTATATAGTCCTATTTTATATACAATTGGAACAATTATAGCTGAAATAGAAAATAATCATGATCTAAATGTTTATAATTACTTTATAGGTATTATATTTATTCTTAATACTCATATCATGACTCATCTGTATAATGAATTCTATGATATTGATTCTGATAGAATAAATAAAAATCCTTCTCCTTGGACTGGAGGAAGTAGGGTTTTAGCTCTGAACTTGTTACCAATAAAGGTTTCTTTAATAGCTGGTCATATAACCTTAATGATATCAATAATTTTGGTGTGCATGATGACCAACTTTAGTTCAATATACTTATCTTTATTAATAGTTTTTTTAGCACATGGTTATAGTTCTCCTCCTTTAAGACTTGAGACCAGGGGGCTAGGGGAATTTACTGTAATGCTAGTTTTAAACATCATGGTACCACTTTTAGGATTTACACAACAAGCTGGTGATTTAATTACTAACAAACTATTTTTAATCTTAATTCCATTAGCAATAATTGAATTTGTTAGGATGATGATTATGAATATTCCTGATATTGAACCAGATGCTATGACAAATAAAAGAACACTAGTAGTTAGAATAGGTCCTAAAAAAACAGCAATATTTTATTCTGTAGGAATCATTTTATCTTACATTTTACTTTTACTAATGTATTTTTTTGATTTTCCATTACTAATAATTTTCTTATTACTATCAACCTCTCCTTTAGGATTATGGATTGCATATAGATTAATTAGAGGAGATTGGAAATCAACAAGTCAGCTCTGGAATTTACCTTTTTGGGCTTCAACTCATAATGGGTTTGTAGCTGCCTTAGCTCTATTAGGACTGATATGGCATTTTAACCAAAAAAAATTTTTTGATATAGAATCATTACCTTTATGGATATATTTTATAGTTTTTATTTTTTTACAAATTAATAACTCAAAATATCTTTATTATAAAAATAATATAAGCTCTACAGGCGAAGGGAAGATAAACTGA
- a CDS encoding conjugative transfer protein TraD_Ti, translated as MQLKIQSQQARKEDARKKIMLGGLFVKAELDHFHPHDPATLYGMLLDAKNRMQADHTLTNKWRTLGQELMKKDTP; from the coding sequence ATGCAGTTAAAAATCCAGTCACAACAAGCACGAAAAGAAGATGCCAGAAAAAAGATTATGCTGGGTGGATTGTTTGTTAAAGCAGAACTTGATCATTTCCATCCGCACGATCCGGCTACCTTATACGGTATGTTACTTGATGCCAAAAACAGAATGCAGGCCGACCATACTCTAACTAACAAATGGCGTACTTTGGGGCAAGAGTTAATGAAAAAGGATACCCCTTAG
- a CDS encoding transposase, producing MEHEVQIVSGKVAADHVHMFLSYRPQLALSKLVQYLKGGSSRILLQEYANLRKQFWGRHLWARGYMAISSGNITDELIQRYIEEQEGEPMELGQFQIDSSL from the coding sequence ATGGAACATGAGGTACAAATTGTTTCAGGGAAAGTAGCAGCTGACCATGTTCACATGTTTTTATCATATAGACCACAGCTAGCGCTTAGTAAGCTAGTGCAATATTTGAAAGGTGGTAGTTCCAGAATTCTATTACAGGAATACGCTAATCTCAGAAAACAATTTTGGGGAAGGCATTTGTGGGCAAGAGGGTATATGGCGATTAGTTCAGGAAATATAACGGATGAGCTAATACAAAGGTATATAGAGGAACAAGAAGGAGAACCGATGGAGCTAGGTCAATTTCAAATTGACTCCTCGTTATAA